GGCCCGGGCAATCCACGTGGGCGTAGTGACGGTTATCCGTCTCATACTCAACGTGAGCCGTGGAAATGGTAATACCACGGGCTTTTTCCTCAGGTGCCTTGTCAATCTCGTCATAGGCGGAAAATTCCGCACCACCAGATTCAGCCAGAACCTTCGTGATCGCCGCCGTCAGCGACGTCTTGCCATGGTCAACGTGACCAATCGTGCCGATATTGCAGTGCGGCTTGTTACGTTCAAACTTTGCCTTGGCCATTTTACAGTCTCTACCTTTGCCTGGGACATCAAAAAATCATGAAGCAGCAGTGTTCGGCATTTCGGTCCAGCCTAACTCACGGTCTGAAAATGCCCTGGAGCGGGTGAAGGGAATCGAACCCTCGTCTTCAGCTTGGAAGGCTATTGCTCTACCATTGAGCTACACCCGCCTTCGGTTCAGGGCACACCAAAAAAACTTCAAACTACCGTTCGGTCATCTTCCTCGTTATTCGCCTTTTATGCACGCCAACCAACCAGAACAAGTGGTGGAGGGAGTTGGATTCGAACCAACGTAGGCATAGCCAACGGGTTTACAGCCCGTCCCCTTTAGCCACTCGGGCATCCCTCCGGAACCTGCCGACACCAAAAGTCAAAGAAAAACCAATGACTTATAGTGAAACACAAAACCCTTGCTCAGATGACTTTCGCGCATAAAACATTATGCCCGGGGATTAGCCGGGCGCTTTAGAGCCGTGTTATGGCCATGCGACTGAGTTGTGTCAACAGGATTCGGTCGCAAAAATTCAAGCAAATTCTCAAGCCTGCCAGTTACTTGCCGCTCACCAGAGCGCCAATTTGCCGGAAGGGCTGTTCAATTTTCCCCGTCTCTTTATACAGGCGGTCATGAACAGTTTCAAACAATCAGGCCACAAGCGAAAAATCCGCGACAAGTCCCAAGGTCATGACAGGGCGAAGCCGCGGTCGGGGCAGGCACCTGACGGCAACGATATCATATTCGGATTGCATTCGGTAACCGAGGCCCTGAATAACCCGCGCCGCGAGCTTGTGTCACTGAAATGCACCGTGAATGCACAGGATCGGCTGGCCTCTGCCCTGGCGACGCATCCGGACCTGGAGCCGGAAGTCGTCCACCGCAGCCAGCTCGACCGCATAACCGGTTCAGATGCCGTGCATCAGGGCGCTGTGCTGACCGCAAGGCCGCTCGATCAGCCCGACCTGGATGACATTCCCCTTAACGGCACAATCGTCATTCTCGACCAGGTTACCGACCCGCACAATGTCGGCGCCATCATGCGCTCGTGTGCCGCTTTTTCCGTCACCGCCCTGGTGGCGACCGCCCGGCACAGTCCCGACAGTTCCGCGGTAATGGTGAAATCGGCGTCCGGTGCCGCAGAACATGTTCCCTTCGTCCGGGTCAGTAACC
The Anderseniella sp. Alg231-50 DNA segment above includes these coding regions:
- the rlmB gene encoding 23S rRNA (guanosine(2251)-2'-O)-methyltransferase RlmB, with the protein product MNSFKQSGHKRKIRDKSQGHDRAKPRSGQAPDGNDIIFGLHSVTEALNNPRRELVSLKCTVNAQDRLASALATHPDLEPEVVHRSQLDRITGSDAVHQGAVLTARPLDQPDLDDIPLNGTIVILDQVTDPHNVGAIMRSCAAFSVTALVATARHSPDSSAVMVKSASGAAEHVPFVRVSNLARAMAQLRDSGVTLIGLDSEAPEDIASLDVSAPYAIVLGAEGKGMRRLTRDNCDHLARLDLPGEIRSLNVSNAAALCLYALKR
- a CDS encoding GTP-binding protein; its protein translation is MAKAKFERNKPHCNIGTIGHVDHGKTSLTAAITKVLAESGGAEFSAYDEIDKAPEEKARGITISTAHVEYETDNRHYAHVDCPG